From Myxocyprinus asiaticus isolate MX2 ecotype Aquarium Trade chromosome 25, UBuf_Myxa_2, whole genome shotgun sequence, one genomic window encodes:
- the LOC127415627 gene encoding apolipoprotein B-100-like, translated as MGDNKLYLLMLLCTIVLTDAQEQEAPCLLAKRYKSFHRYEYTYETESLNALNGAMNGPKASCKVEIEVPGTCSYIVRTTECTLSEVVNVDAEGKPVFEPSAGADDFKAAMEKNPLKFTVEEDNEIKLFPEDDEPVNILNIKRGLISALAVPVLEEDRNKKMPTIYGSCKTGYSVNTREDIATDVTLNRDLSKCDNFRPLRDHTSPLALITGMHYPLAQLIRSSQTCNYKFDNEQKHMTSGACTENHILVPFSYKGEYGVTNVGKQALTLVGVTEYNDRIFDHNVANMKTLHLDGNVNLVHPIQNKDGMLTVLRELAGLSETNNGHNRAHLAHKLVAIIRKMNAETLATGLPEALEISRSLTYQVLFQCGTPECSSAILQVLRTFDSSSIEIDAAVYAMGMVPNPSRVLVKEMLEMAKFKASKPIYYALSNAVRRLYEAEGHVTPEIQAVADYVLEHIGDCTGDQEHMYLSLRVIGNMVAAVGTASPALKSAIIQCVNQPAASPEVQQAAIQVFKQTHVPEEGREVLMQVLLDEAAPIQKRVAAYLIVMKDPQPSELAHLIAALPNNNKVQVMSFVNSHLNNILSSTAPETKDLRDKILNALQGNKIQTVMDPTKYSRNYKIGSLEGNVIFESADLLPNEVMLEMTLNAFGYDLDMIEIGMNGKGLEPTIDALIGIDGFFRDTMQKTINYAADKMPRGNEVLENMFPQLWNNIKMKQAPQNIFKEITNNVNKLIQKLKAQDNPEAMIYLRLLGTELGYLKTKDMEDMAYSAALLTNSLLKMFPTDFIRNLFSSTNNDLFLHYIFMDNEFYLPTGTGVPLRVALSGTFAPGVKGGLRISRDMSEIAFMPSAGIEFVTELGAVLPDYVQSGLEMHTNIYHESGLRAKVAVTNKQIKLTIPAPQAPAKVISVTNSLVSVTGAETKTIPAMRESVNMEECSPLFPGLKYCSTLQYSYAFSSDASPYFPLTGNSKFDIELHPTGEVSEYTATVDYAYEEKVDKVKFAVKAEGTSFEGTAEVKFNREKYTISADLQIPDYNLQAGFRIGAVDPNTKGKATHSIQIDFINKDITQAYFVVLARVETMEDAMLQVQLLVPHLQVDAKVTANLKCAEGHTLELESDLKLPETSSVQKVILKFDAEKIEAEVKSDVSSKIQNIIPIDTIKATVNDLLDQQIGQSEMKIRDVLMKSFEASNAYLEQYAAEIPYVQELRIPALPEITLPERMFLNVEAAAKYKFGQNYYTITIPVPLGDFNFPSVLTTPHLAVPQLGLEVASISIPIPEVSVPETLSVSLPVLGMAEVSSKLSSNFYNMEATASAGKEPDEHSNYSAKIEVIGTSPVDLLSIKFEGSALLTDTPGESLKAEVKTAVIHKLIDARVSVLEEMTTAETIQVKSSSKIEAISPLGVKISLEHTGQVGGNEEEISGNGNLLGSIKAGPLNGDATLKQSLVLFPFRSEARIDSTLKVDLNLFQAQNIIEAAFANGELAVVSKTKAFEDILTNNAELTYKASLLALKSDTKAMALGLKIQNIAEASAGPGVVNMRIETAADSFGDKIRSQIAAGLDVNGLAVNSDASANLTDYTASHKYRLSLTKDGLATSGTTSLKSPLILENSFNGALDASKLSLSVETKGAFAEMTVENTNSLFASLSSVVFTSKADAIVADGTSYMHDISLQVEPYSTLVRLNNHLTILHVNLVNEAQLKAEPYKADLTGSLKLAAGEEELKHTYEIRFADLVATAKCSTAGKLMGSYVSHNSEVEIAGLAVTLSNVARFNSPLLRFDGNVHVTAVPFSLVVDALANADGDLHLYGKQSAQVFTKFLLKAEPLAFAHSHECRFSTTHNLDNGVSIETNLDNKVDTVMTPSEQKATVRMKSKVNNHILNQDVSTYNTPERLGIEMSGSMITNLFNTVDSEKQDHFFSAFLKYDKNTNSHVISLPLIENIPAVLEHIRITIVRIAEALQDYINREDVVAKIQNLPQHIRDFVNELKLEESVVQIRQDLIAFTRKYAITVEDLENSLVNLRAVVEKVVTDLGTRVDEIAEMVKEMIASGTLSDTLVQRLTEELNAFNEKYDIRAMVIAVIETIEDVIKQIDMIKLKDSGIALLKDLDEQYAIKSKLEEIVRELKQMVANFDQVKFIEDVKNFVTFVNFRDYAEHIVAQISKIIETAKQLLTELDIIGRLNSIYTSVREILVQYEVEQRIGDILNSVVEVIDEFKIEQTVQVLFNTLKSIQIPFKQLLDEAITYLRTTEVKQVIEHLNICLENFIKCVKSFDYNAFVEEANKKIREYTNKLNSLIVSHEIQEKIEVTRQFVNYHLSYANAFLEKMRAVKVADVVTETIKDIERHLKDCVVFSNIKAFAERLRQRLTEMEITGEIDIPNFPTLYSFYVPPNTIHYNDIKKMIIEIIDIITTFDIQLLFVDDFFGDLRMNYLPDFSAMMLPDINLPEISLPAIPKFIAKQPLADIKIPEFKLPSVPSELMMPCFGKLYGEVRITIPIFNMRTTAEFYNSTENAETPQFSAYITSHGTSSEYEILKYNLDSTARVALPKMSRVIVAETLKITHNVLGVEHQASVTLYGFSAQAISKSTVKVITAPYSADVLNTAFFALEDGMSANFKTIYNDKVNIPLLSLTSEQTYTHELVARQDGLKISLTFKEGGKGIFNEHDISDEFNYKSGLDFTISPMTARLTYTVDAESGNIKVKDIINIDAVALSYIDFNARIERNSSSGDAFLLDAFGKAHLREMKVEMKATHDTKIVGKLSGTFSSVFTILLHPTEVVFDFLNKGNAKVSLPDPLSAKIDFQNDYAIILNNDKQQMSIVAFARFNQYKYSHNFTVANSEYETGIYAAVNGEANLEFLTIPFSIPSIPLYTPLVDFTTSEISDINLYEHTGLKHLLTTLDQTIDVDAKIVYQKSKFAPIFEYGLINIPSLGNLISEVSFKSSIFNLNANAGMYREDNLVIRFGAISASVFEGLKAKFEGTSSLSTKSGLKLSNAVLLENAHVDGNHESTVTFNTNNFEIVLSGATTANINLPIFTAKANHQLTADNKAHPNAASTLKIEYTFDIPIIKLVGNGDAENKLKFEGAPNFISVETATKGTIDGTFLDNGIVKGVLNNEESIYINGNSLQSTLKTVGNGNLNYGDLKVGFDVDENLALEATVKRVYAVLKLSSKNEVNIGDLKTKGEHSAQATVDLELLKSLTADVKIYLSQPSTLGDLSISEILVAELTVPKQKVDYSSKIVSPVYTTNVHAKVEGNAPVFEAVLKAAATSPVVFLVYDFDSSMDTIMENDALMFKAKAVLTHADFTMYISNAISMSEPSHTLNVDITSPTFTDINYRFAVREDGTSASVSTPSTGYLGFQLQGRIPSQMNARIYSRYASAPENDVDILIIRAAEKGEEKILLATYNLDAPHDMLVGLKERLPAIFSSIELFAEKHGILGAVEGLKKNFVYAFDEAYTAASSDTPELSELSILLKNIAVRYQKYIQTLLDVFINFLRESHWQMPGMDNETTLPEICKKISSNIAAVLEQLIENLEVYLSSIIEAISTAEVRDNVRSILRSLQTQIVDVVKHRESFDVILEKLGHTHFEAVEKLQEFVDSIKFDTLEDVAASLNTYYTHVVSVVKMLLDKIEAMLTFEQSNVVFEQYVEPFCKTISKMLREVISSLPYEPDTVVKFSDGRLEIELPLPFFQ; from the exons ATGGGGGACAATAAGCTCTACCTTTTGATGCTTCTATGCACCATAGTCTTGACAG ATGCACAAGAACAGGAGGCACCATGTCTTT TGGCCAAAAGGTATAAGAGTTTTCACAGGTATGAATACACCTACGAAACAGAGTCCCTAAATGCCCTGAATGGAGCAATGAATGGCCCAAAGGCCAGCTGCAAG GTTGAAATTGAAGTCCCAGGCACATGCAGCTACATCGTGCGCACAACTGAGTGCACGTTGAGCGAGGTGGTCAATGTTGATGCAGAAGGAAAGCCTGTCTTTGAGCCATCTGCTGGTGCCGATGACTTCAAGGCTGCCATGGAGAA GAACCCACTTAAGTTCACTGTTGAGGAAGACAATGAGATCAAGTTGTTCCCAGAGGATGATGAGCCAGTGAACATCCTGAACATCAAGAGAGGACTGATCTCTGCCCTAGCAGTGCCTGTGCTTGAAGAGGACAGGAACAAGAAAATG CCCACCATTTACGGTTCATGCAAGACTGGCTACTCTGTGAACACCAGAGAGGACATTGCTACTGATGTCACCCTCAACAGAGACCTGTCCAAATGCGACAATTTCAGGCCACTCAGGGACCACACCAGCCCACTGGCCCTCATCACAGGCATG CACTACCCACTTGCTCAGTTGATTAGGAGTAGCCAAACCTGCAACTACAAGTTTGATAATGAACAGAAGCACATGACCTCTGGTGCTTGCACTGAAAACCACATTCTTGTACCTTTTTCATATAA AGGAGAGTATGGAGTTACTAATGTTGGAAAGCAAGCCTTGACTCTGGTCGGAGTGACTGAGTACAATGACAGAATCTTTGACCACA ATGTAGCCAACATGAAGACCCTGCACCTCGATGGCAATGTTAACTTAGTTCACCCAATTCAGAATAAAGATGGCATGTTGACTGTTCTAAGGGAACTGGCTGGTCTTTCCGAGACAAACAATGGACACAACAGAGCCCATCTGGCTCACAAACTTGTGGCAATAATCCGCAAAATGAATGCTGAGACCCTGGCAACTGGTCTACCAGAGGCCCTGGAGATTTCTCGCTCCCTGACGTACCAGGTGTTGTTCCAGTGTGGCACACCTGAATGCAGCAGTGCCATCCTGCAGGTTCTCAGGACCTTTGACAGTTCCTCAATAGAGATTGATGCTGCTGTGTATGCCATGGGAATGGTCCCCAACCCTTCCAGAGTCCTTGTCAAGGAAATGTTGGAGATGGCCAAGTTCAAGGCTAGCAAACCCATCTACTATGCTCTCAGTAATGCTGTCAGGAG GCTCTATGAAGCTGAAGGACATGTCACCCCTGAGATCCAGGCAGTGGCTGATTATGTCCTTGAACACATTGGAGATTGCACAGGGGACCAGGAACACATGTATTTGTCCCTGAGG GTCATTGGAAATATGGTTGCTGCTGTTGGAACCGCAAGCCCTGCCCTGAAATCAGCTATTATCCAATGTGTAAACCAACCTGCTGCATCTCCTGAAGTCCAGCAAGCCGCTATTCAAGTTTTTAAACAGACTCATGTCCCTGAAGAG GGCAGAGAGGTACTCATGCAGGTACTTCTGGACGAAGCTGCTCCAATACAGAAGCGTGTTGCTGCCTATCTCATTGTGATGAAGGACCCCCAGCCCTCTGAGCTGGCTCATCTGATTGCTGCTCTGCCTAACAACAATAAGGTTCAGGTCATGAGCTTTGTTAACTCACATCTCAACAACATCCTGAGCTCTACAGCACCAGAGACCAAGGA TCTCAGGGACAAGATTCTCAATGCCCTGCAAGGTAATAAAATCCAAACTGTCATGGATCCAACAAAGTACTCTCGCAATTACAAGATTGGCTCTCTAGAGGGAAACGTGATCTTTGAGTCTGCAGACCTTCTGCCAAATGAAGTCATGCTGGAGATGACCCTGAATGCTTTCGGATATGACTTGGACATGATTGAG ATTGGGATGAATGGTAAGGGACTCGAACCCACTATTGATGCCCTGATTGGTATTGATGGATTCTTCCGAGACACTATGCAGAAGACCATCAATTATGCAGCTGACAAAATGCCCAGAGGCAATGAAGTTCTTGAGAACATGTTCCCACAgctttggaataacataaaaatgaaacAG GCCCCTCAGAACATCTTTAAAGAAATAACCAATAATGTTAACAAGCTCATCCAGAAACTGAAGGCTCAGGACAACCCAGAAGCTATGATCTACCTAAGGCTTTTGGGAACTGAACTTGGCTACCTCAAAACCAAGGATATGGAAGACATGGCCTATTCTGCTGCTTTGCTGACTAATAGCCTCCTAAAGATGTTCCCCACTGAT TTCATCAGGAACCTGTTCTCAAGCACCAACAATGACCTTTTCCTTCACTACATCTTCATGGATAATGAGTTCTATCTACCCACTGGTACTGGAGTTCCACTGAGAGTTGCTTTGTCTGGAACTTTTGCTCCAGGAGTGAAGGGAGGACTGAGAATTTCCCGTGACATG AGCGAAATCGCTTTCATGCCATCTGCTGGAATTGAGTTTGTGACTGAGCTTGGAGCTGTCTTACCTGACTATGTTCAGTCTGGCCTGGAGATGCACACTAACATCTACCATGAGAGTGGTCTTAGAGCAAAGGTTGCTGTAACCAACAAGCAGATCAAGCTGACCATTCCTGCACCCCAAGCTCCAGCTAAGGTCATTAGTGTGAC CAACTCTTTGGTGTCAGTGACTGGTGCTGAAACTAAAACCATTCCCGCCATGAGGGAAAGCGTCAATATGGAAGAATGCTCTCCTCTCTTCCCTGGTTTGAAGTACTGCAGTACCCTGCAATATTCTTATGCCTTTTCCAGTGATGCCTCTCCCTACTTCCCCTTAACTGGCAATAGCAA ATTTGACATTGAGCTCCACCCCACTGGTGAGGTTTCTGAGTACACAGCTACTGTTGATTATGCATATGAGGAGAAGGTTGACAAAGTGAAATTTGCTGTGAAGGCAGAAG GAACATCTTTTGAAGGCACAGCTGAAGTGAAGTTCAACAGAGAGAAATATACCATCTCTGCTGATCTCCAAATTCCTGACTACAATCTACAAGCTGGATTTAGGATTGGTGCTGTTGACCCCAATACTAAGGGCAAGGCAACACATTCCATCCAGATTGACTTCATCAACAAGGACATAACCCAGGCATATTTTGTTGTCCTTGCCAG GGTAGAGACAATGGAGGATGCCATGCTACAGGTTCAGCTGCTTGTCCCTCATCTTCAGGTTGATGCTAAAGTAACTGCAAACTTGAAATGTGCTGAGGGCCATACATTAGAGCTCGAGAGTGATCTTAAGCTCCCTGAGACTTCGTCTGTGCAGAAAGTCATTCTGAAATTTG ATGCTGAGAAGATTGAGGCTGAGGTTAAATCAGATGTCAGCTCTAAGATTCAGAATATTATTCCCATTGATACAATCAAAGCCACGGTCAATGACCTTCTTGACCAGCAGATTGGCCAGTCTGAGATGAAGATCCGGGATGTCTTAATGAAGTCATTTGag GCCTCTAATGCCTACCTGGAACAGTATGCTGCTGAAATCCCATATGTGCAAGAACTCAGGATTCCTGCCCTCCCTGAAATCACTCTTCCAGAGAGAATGTTCCTGAATGT TGAGGCTGCAGCTAAGTACAAGTTTGGCCAGAATTATTACACCATTACTATTCCAGTTCCTCTTGGAGATTTCAACTTCCCCTCTGTCCTAACCACACCACATCTTGCAGTACCTCAACTTGGCCTGGAAGTTGCTTCCATTAGCATTCCTATTCCAGAGGTCTCTGTTCCTGAGACCCTGTCTGTGTCACTGCCTGTTCTTGGAATGGCAGAGGTATCCAGCAAGCTGAGCAGCAACTTCTACAACATGGAGGCAACTGCTTCTGCAGGCAAGGAACCTGATGAGCATTCAAACTACTCTGCCAAGATTGAAGTCATTGGAACAAGCCCAGTGGATCTCCTTTCAATCAAATTTGAAG GATCTGCATTACTGACTGACACACCAGGTGAATCTTTGAAGGCTGAGGTAAAAACTGCTGTCATTCACAAGCTCATTGATGCCAGAGTTAGTGTTCTTGAGGAAATGACAACTGCTGAAACAATCCAAGTGAAATCAAGCAGCAAAATTGAGGCAATCAGCCCATTGGGTGTGAAGATTTCTCTGGAGCACACAGGCCAGGTTGGAGGCAATGAAGAGGAGATTTCCGGAAATGGAAACCTGTTGGGCTCTATCAAGGCTGGTCCTCTGAATGGTGATGCCACTCTCAAGCAGTCACTTGTTCTATTCCCGTTCAGGTCAGAAGCGAGAATTGATTCTACTCTGAAAGTAGATTTGAACCTTTTCCAAGCACAAAACATAATTGAAGCAGCGTTTGCCAATGGAGAGCTCGCTGTTGTAtcaaaaacaaaagcatttgAGGACATTCTGACAAACAATGCTGAACTCACCTATAAAGCGTCCCTGCTTGCTCTGAAGTCAGACACCAAGGCAATGGCTCTTGGCCTGAAAATCCAAAACATTGCTGAGGCTAGTGCTGGTCCTGGTGTGGTTAACATGAGGATTGAGACTGCTGCGGACAGTTTTGGAGATAAGATCAGATCCCAGATTGCAGCAGGTCTGGATGTCAATGGGCTGGCTGTAAACAGTGATGCCTCAGCAAACCTGACTGACTACACAGCTTCCCACAAATACAGACTTTCCCTGACCAAGGATGGCTTGGCTACGAGTGGCACAACATCACTGAAAAGCCCTTTGATACTTGAGAACAGTTTCAATGGAGCCCTAGATGCTTCAAAGCTTTCATTGTCTGTTGAGACAAAGGGTGCATTTGCTGAGATGACAGTTGAAAATACAAACTCCCTGTTTGCATCACTTTCCTCTGTAGTTTTCACATCCAAAGCAGATGCCATTGTTGCAGATGGAACATCATACATGCATGACATCTCCCTTCAGGTGGAGCCATACAGTACTTTAGTGAGGCTCAACAATCATCTGACAATTCTGCATGTCAACCTGGTTAATGAAGCCCAGCTTAAGGCAGAGCCATACAAAGCCGACTTGACTGGCAGTTTAAAGCTTGCCGCCGGAGAAGAAGAACTGAAGCACACATATGAGATCAGATTCGCAGATCTGGTAGCCACAGCTAAGTGCAGTACTGCTGGAAAACTCATGGGATCTTACGTGAGCCACAACTCAGAAGTTGAGATTGCTGGACTTGCAGTCACTCTCAGCAATGTTGCCCGTTTCAACTCTCCGCTTCTACGCTTTGATGGTAACGTTCATGTCACTGCTGTTCCATTTAGCTTGGTTGTCGATGCCCTTGCCAATGCTGATGGTGACTTGcatttgtatggaaaacagaGTGCCCAAGTTTTCACTAAGTTCCTGCTGAAGGCAGAGCCACTTGCTTTTGCACACTCTCATGAATGCAGATTCTCAACGACTCACAATCTGGACAATGGTGTGTCAATAGAAACCAACCTTGATAATAAGGTTGACACTGTGATGACACCTTCTGAGCAGAAGGCCACAGTGAGAATGAAATCTAAGGTAAACAACCATATTCTCAACCAAGATGTGAGCACTTACAACACCCCTGAAAGGCTTGGAATAGAAATGTCTGGATCCATGATCACTAACCTCTTCAATACCGTTGACTCTGAAAAACAAGACCACTTTTTCTCTGCCTTCCTTAAATATGATAAAAACACGAATAGCCATGTCATCAGCTTGCCATTAATTGAGAACATTCCTGCAGTCCTGGAACACATCAGAATTACAATTGTTAGAATTGCTGAGGCTCTGCAGGATTATATCAACAGAGAAGACGTTGTTGCTAAGATTCAGAACCTGCCCCAGCATATTAGAGACTTTGTAAATGAGCTAAAACTTGAGGAAAGTGTTGTCCAAATCAGACAGGACCTGATTGCTTTCACTCGAAAATATGcaatcactgtggaggacctggaGAACTCTCTGGTGAATCTAAGGGCTGTTGTAGAGAAGGTAGTCACAGACTTGGGCACTCGTGTAGATGAGATCGCAGAAATGGTGAAAGAAATGATTGCAAGTGGTACACTCTCTGATACACTAGTACAGAGACTAACAGAGGAACTGAAtgcatttaatgaaaaatatgacATCAGAGCCATGGTTATTGCTGTCATCGAGACTATTGAAGACGTAATTAAGCAGATTGACATGATTAAACTGAAGGACAGTGGCATTGCCCTTTTGAAAGATCTTGACGAACAATATGCTATTAAATCTAAACTGGAGGAAATTGTGAGAGAACTAAAGCAGATGGTTGCAAACTTCGACCAAGTGAAGTTTATTGAGGATGTGAAGAACTTTGTTACCTTTGTCAACTTCCGAGACTATGCAGAACACATTGTGGCTCAAATTAGCAAGATTATCGAAACAGCAAAACAACTGCTTACTGAACTGGACATCATTGGAAGGTTAAATTCAATCTACACCAGTGTGAGAGAAATTCTGGTACAATATGAGGTTGAGCAGAGGATTGGAGATATTCTGAACAGTGTTGTTGAGGTTATCGATGAGTTTAAAATTGAACAAACAGTTCAGGTTCTTTTCAACACTTTGAAATCTATTCAGATCCCTTTCAAGCAGCTGCTGGATGAGGCCATCACCTACCTGAGGACAACAGAGGTAAAGCAAGTCATTGAGCATTTGAACATTTGCCTGGAAAACTTCATCAAATGTGTCAAATCATTTGACTACAATGCATTTGTGGAAGAGGCCAACAAGAAAATCAGGGAGTATACAAACAAATTAAACTCCCTGATTGTGTCACATGAGATTCAAGAGAAAATTGAGGTAACCAGACAATTTGTCAACTATCATTTGTCATATGCCAACGCTTTCCTAGAAAAGATGAGAGCGGTCAAAGTTGCAGATGTGGTTACTGAAACAATTAAAGACATTGAAAGACATCTAAAAGACTGTGTAGTCTTCAGTAACATTAAGGCATTTGCAGAAAGACTCCGTCAGAGACTTACTGAAATGGAGATCACAGGGGAAATTGACATCCCAAATTTTCCTACTCTCTATTCCTTCTATGTGCCCCCAAACACAATCCACTATAATGATATCAAGAAGATGATAATAGAAATTATTGACATCATCACCACCTTTGACATACAATTGTTGTTTGTTGATGATTTCTTCGGTGACCTTAGAATGAACTACCTGCCAGACTTTTCTGCCATGATGCTGCCAGACATCAACCTTCCAGAGATCTCCTTACCTGCCATCCCTAAATTCATTGCTAAGCAACCATTAGCAGATATTAAGATCCCAGAATTTAAACTCCCTTCAGTCCCTAGCGAGCTCATGATGCCGTGCTTTGGAAAGCTGTATGGTGAGGTTAGAATCACCATTCCAATTTTTAACATGAGAACTACTGCAGAATTCTATAATTCCACTGAAAATGCAGAAACCCCTCAATTCTCAGCATACATTACTTCACATGGAACATCTTCTGAATATGAAATTCTTAAGTACAATCTAGATTCCACAGCTCGGGTTGCTTTGCCTAAAATGAGTCGTGTGATTGTTGCTGAGACCCTGAAGATCACACACAATGTCCTAGGTGTTGAACATCAAGCCTCAGTAACACTCTATGGCTTCTCAGCCCAGGCTATTTCGAAGAGTACTGTAAAAGTAATCACAGCACCATACAGTGCTGATGTCCTTAACACTGCATTCTTTGCTCTGGAGGATGGaatgtctgcaaattttaaaactatatataatgACAAGGTAAACATTCCTCTGCTCTCATTGACCAGTGAGCAGACTTATACTCACGAGTTAGTTGCACGCCAGGATGGTTTAAAAATATCTCTGACCTTTAAAGAAGGAGGCAAGGGCATATTCAATGAGCATGACATCTCTGATGAGTTCAACTACAAGAGTGGCCTAGATTTTACTATTAGTCCAATGACAGCCAGGTTAACCTATACTGTAGATGCTGAAAGTGGAAACATAAAGGTAAAGGATATTATAAACATTGATGCTGTTGCCCTGAGCTACATTGACTTTAATGCCCGTATTGAAAGAAATTCTAGCTCTGGAGACGCTTTCTTATTAGATGCCTTTGGAAAGGCTCATCTCAGAGAAATGAAGGTAGAGATGAAGGCAACCCATGACACAAAGATTGTCGGAAAACTAAGTGGTACCTTTTCCAGTGTCTTTACCATCTTACTGCATCCCACTGAGGTGGTATTTGATTTCTTGAATAAGGGTAATGCCAAGGTCAGCCTTCCAGACCCTCTGTCTGCCAAAATTGATTTCCAGAATGATTATGCTATTATCCTAAATAATGACAAGCAACAGATGAGCATTGTGGCATTTGCCCGCTTCAACCAATACAAATACAGCCACAACTTTACAGTTGCCAACAGCGAGTATGAGACAGGCATTTATGCTGCAGTGAATGGAGAGGCCAATTTAGAATTCTTAACAATCCCATTCAGCATTCCATCTATCCCATTATACACTCCATTGGTGGATTTCACAACTTCAGAAATCAGTGACATCAACCTATATGAACATACTGGTCTTAAGCACTTGTTGACCACCCTTGATCAGACCATTGATGTAGATGCAAAAATTGTCTACCAGAAGAGCAAATTTGCACCCATTTTTGAATATGGTCTTATCAATATCCCTTCTCTGGGCAATTTGATCTCTGAGGTGTCTTTTAAGTCCTCTATATTCAACCTGAATGCTAATGCAGGCATGTACAGGGAAGACAACCTAGTAATTCGCTTTGGTGCTATATCTGCCTCTGTGTTTGAGGGACTGAAGGCCAAGTTTGAAGGAACCAGCAGCCTGAGCACCAAAAGTGGATTAAAATTGTCCAATGCTGTTCTTCTGGAAAATGCTCACGTTGATGGAAATCATGAAAGCACTGTAACATTTAACACAAATAACTTTGAAATTGTACTGTCTGGGGCCACCACTGCAAATATCAACCTGCCAATTTTTACAGCAAAAGCCAACCACCAACTTACTGCTGATAACAAGGCTCATCCAAATGCGGCTTCAACTCTAAAGATAGAATATACTTTTGACATTCCCATTATTAAGCTTGTTGGAAATGGAGATGCTGAAAACAAATTGAAATTTGAAGGAGCTCCAAACTTCATCTCTGTCGAGACTGCCACAAAGGGTACCATCGATGGAACATTCCTTGACAATGGCATTGTGAAGGGAGTACTAAATAATGAGGAATCTATCTACATAAATGGCAACAGTTTGCAATCCACTTTAAAGACTGTTGGCAATGGGAACCTGAATTATGGAGATCTTAAGGTAGGATTTGATGTGGATGAAAACCTGGCCTTAGAGGCAACTGTTAAACGTGTGTATGCTGTGCTGAAACTTTCTTCCAAAAATGAAGTAAATATTGGAGATCTTAAGACAAAGGGGGAGCATAGTGCCCAGGCAACAGTTGATTTGGAGCTTCTGAAATCACTGACTGCTGATGTGAAAATTTACTTATCTCAGCCAAGCACCCTTGGTGACCTCAGCATCTCTGAGATATTGGTTGCAGAACTAACTGTTCCTAAGCAGAAAGTTGATTACTCTTCAAAGATTGTGTCTCCGGTATATACCACAAATGTTCATGCTAAGGTAGAAGGTAATGCCCCAGTCTTCGAAGCTGTTCTCAAGGCTGCAGCTACTTCGCCAGTTGTGTTCCTGGTTTATGATTTTGACA GCTCCATGGATACTATAATGGAGAATGATGCCCTGATGTTTAAAGCTAAAGCTGTACTTACACATGCTGACTTCACTATGTACATCAGCAATGCTATTAGCATGAG TGAGCCTAGTCATACCCTGAATGTGGATATCACAAGCCCAACATTCACTGACATAAACTATCGCTTTGCCGTTCGAGAAGATGGGACTAGTGCCTCAGTTTCCACACCATCAACTGGTTACCTTGGTTTCCAGCTTCAGGGAAGAATTCCATCCCAGATGAATGCAAGGATCTATAGCCGTTATGCT tctgCTCCTGAAAATGATGTTGACATTCTGATCATCAGAGCTGCAGAAAAGGGAGAAGAAAAAATTCTGTTAGCCACCTACAATTTAGATGCTCCACATGATATGCTTGTAGGCCTGAAGGAGAGGCTACCAGCAATTTTTTCCAGCATTGAACTATTTGCTGAAAAACATGGTATCCTTGGTGCGGTTGAAGGACTGAAGAAAAATTTTGTTTATGCCTTTGACGAGGCATACACTGCTGCTTCTAGCGATACCCCAGAGCTCAGCGAGCTGtccattcttttaaaaaatatagctgTGCGGTACCAAAAGTACATCCAGACCCTGCTTGATGTTTTCATCAACTTCCTGAGAGAGAGCCACTGGCAAATGCCTGGAATGGACAATGAGACTACACTGCCTGAAATCTGCAAGAAAATCTCTTCTAATATCGCTGCAGTACTAGAGCAACTTATCGAAAACCTGGAGGTATACCTGTCTTCTATCATTGAGGCCATTAGCACAGCCGAGGTCCGAGATAATGTGAGAAGCATCCTAAGAAGTCTCCAAACTCAGATTGTGGATGTAGTGAAGCATCGGGAGAGCTTTGATGTGATTCTTGAGAAACTAGGACACACCCACTTTGAGGCTGTTGAAAAGCTACAAGAATTTGTCGACAGCATCAAATTCGACACCCTTGAAGATGTTGCGGCTTCTCTTAACACTTACTACACTCATGTTGTCTCTGTGGTTAAAATGCTGCTGGACAAAATTGAGGCCATGTTGACCTTTGAGCAATCCAATGTAGTGTTTGAGCAATATGTTGAGCCCTTCTGTAAGACCATAAGCAAGATGCTCAGAGAGGTAATTAGCTCCCTTCCCTATGAGCCTGACACAGTGGTTAAATTTAGTGATGGAAGGCTGGAGATTGAGCTTCCTCTCCCCTTTTTCCAGTAA